The window TAATTGCTATCCATATATAGCCACCTGAGGTCCAAAAGGTTCTTGAAAGTGTTGTTCTCTACAGTAGCGATGTTATTGTTGCCCAGATCCAACAGAATGAGGTTCTTGTAATCCACAAAGTGCGATTTTCGGATGCTGTGGATCTTGTTATCTCGTAGGAAAAGCTCCTGCACGTTAGAGAGCTTGGGCTTCAAATCAGCCAAGCTGCTCACGTTCCGGTTGTTGCAGTTCATCTTTAAACCCGACCCTGGGATGTGGTCGCAGCTGCAGCCCCCAGGGCAGGGCAAACTGTTAGCTAAGGGTTTGTTTCTGGCGCTACCCGTCGCTATCGCTGCTGTCGGTCTGATTTTGATCTGCCAGTTGCCTGGGATCTTTGTACCTCCGTTTGGAGCAGACCCTGGGGTGGCATGATCTTCTTGCCCATTCGTCTTGAAAGGGGTTGGCAGGGGGCCAGGAGCAAAGGTCTCTTCTTGGGCAGGGGGTGCCGGGAGACTAGAATCCACTCGGTTTTTCAAAGGACACAAGTCCTGTTCGGTGGTTTCATTGAGGTCTTTACCCTGCAGTCTGGTGGGGGCTTCGCAGACCACTCGGCCGATCAGGGCATTCTTGGGAATGTTTTCCAGCCATTCTTTCAGGGAGAGCAGATCACAGGTGCAGTCCCAAGGGTTATCCTCTAGGAGAATCTCCGCAATACCAGGGATTTGCTCCAAGACCTCCTCATAGGGCAGCGTTTTCAGCCTGTTACCccggaggtcgaggtgggtgatGGGCACATACTGGAACACATTGGCAGGTAGGGTGCTGATGAGATTGTCATTTAAAATGAGCACCTCCAGCTTGTTCAAGTCCTGGAAGGCCCCCGGGTCTATATCTCGTAATAAATTAAAATCAGCCTGGAGATATTCCAGATCATCCAGCCCCAGAAAAGTCTGCTTTCGAAAAGACTTGatcttgttgttgttgatgtgCAGCCTTTTCACCAGCTGCAGCCCCAGAAAAGCCCCCGGAACGATTTCATGCAAGCCATTGTTTTCCATGTGCAAACTAACCGCATTATAAAAGTTAGCGAACTCATTAGGGAAAAGTCGAGTGAGGGAATTGCCATGCAGAAATAAATGGTAAAACTGGGAAGTCGGGGCAGTGAAACGCTGCAGACTTGTGAAGCCTTTTTTTTCACAGTCTACGTGTAGGTCCCCTTCTATCTCATTGCAGGAACAGATCTTCTCTTTGCAAACGTCCCCTGTAACGTTTCCAGCGGCAAAACAAAGAGACGTCTCCAGCAACAGAATCCAAAGCAGCATTTTTAAAGCGAGCAATTCATCCCCGATCTCATCACAAAGTAACAGCGACCATCCTGCTCGCCACAGACACAATTCAAGTTCATTTAGTGCTCCAATGTCCGAacccaggaaaggagaagaaaagggtttgggggggtgggggtggattcCTTCCTCCCTAACCCCCCCGCACTGCAATAGCCCAGACGCCAGTCAATAATTATATCCACAAACTATCCAGGCACGTAGTGCAaggcaagcaaaaaaaaaaaaaaaaaaaaaaaaaaaaaaaaaaaaaaaaaaaaaaagtaggaaaaaaacccCACTCCCCCACAACcctttaaaaataacagcaaaagaagttaaatatatacatataaattaaaagtACACCCTTACAGAATCTCATCTACTGATCCTCACTGATCAGAAATGAAACAATGCTAGTAATTAGAAGCAAGTGCATGTTAGAGAAACAAGCAGAGGGTTTGCAGCGTAGTACAGGCGCACTGCCTGTGCATGGCTGTGCGTCGGACTGACCTTGCCTCTCTGATACAAAGCAGGCTTTTCCGCGGCTTCTGTTGTTGAGGCTGCTGGTGGAGTTCTTGCTGTGGTTGCGGGTTGCCCAGAAGTCCCCCCGAGGTGCTGTCCAGTCCCCCCGGTGCTGAAATCACGCCCGACCGAAGGACTCACGCTGCCCAGCCAATGGCGCTGGAAAATTTCCGCAATCGCTGCGTTTTGTGGTTGTccatccttttccttttctccccttcGGTCctcttaaggttttttttttttttttcttttttttttctgtgctctcGCTCTAGCTTACTAGCTCTTCTTTTCctgttctccttctctttcttctgctctTTCGGAATTACGTGGAGGGGGGCGGAGGGCGGAGGGCGAGTTGTCTGAGGGAGGAAGAGAGCGCGAGAATGAGGGGAGGGGGGCGGAGAAGAGAGTTGCTAAGAAGCTCTGCTCGTTCCAGCCTGGTGCACTCTGAAAGATCTGACACCCTCTGCTGATCTGCAGTAGCAAAAATCCATCTGGCTAAggaatgctgaaagaaaaaaaaaatcaatccacgTACAGGGCAAGCGTTAAAAATGTGGGCATAAAAGGCTGACGATCTACATAGACGCTTATTTTAAATggattatttgattctttttgcGTGCTGGAAACTTTACCCTTTCCTTTCCTTAACGAGCTCACAGCCCCCACCAGCTCCACCATTCGGAAAGGagtgcttttaaaacatttatttcccaATGGCTTGAATAAAATTAGTGTCAGGGTGTCAAGCGAACAGCAATTTGAGGTAATTACACTGCACGCCATTTTCATCGGTGCTTTAAatgcatttcttccttctctgcgGCACAGTGTTTTATGCTATTTGATgtctttgaaacatttttttttggtatgttgaAAGTGGCTTTCGGAACATATATGTTACATAATATTTAATTGAGTATGAATTTTTTGTTGCAAGGTATATAAATTAggcatatactttttaaaacttgcagAAATTTAGTCAAGTTGATCATTGAGAGTTAGGTTCTTTGATGATATTTCTTGAATGTTATTTAACTCTGGAGGGTGAAACACAATGCACGCTTAAGTCCTTGATTCCAGTCCCGAAAGCTTTAATTGAGAACCGGAAAAGAAGGGAGGGGGCAGGGCAAAATCCCAAGATGATTTGTGAGTGCTGTTAAAAACCCACTGGCAGGCAGGGGCGCGCACActacacgcacgcacacacgcacaccccaTTGACAAAGTTTCCACATCagtttgaactaatttaaatatttacaagtaAATAACCAGTTGCATTTTGAGAGGAGGAGATAGAAATCTCTGGACTCTAAAGCTCAGCGCGAACGCTATCTGCAGGTAGCCGGCAGCTCCTCCTCGCGCAGATGCTTGTTGGGTCACTGATGCTGGGGAAACACGAAGCTCAGGCTTTTTACAGTGAAGGAAACACCAGATTCCAAACTCAGAGCTTATAAAAATCCAGTAATATCACCTTCCAGGAGGCAAGGAAACGTGAACGTGCTGCTTCCGTGAAGCCTGTTTTGCTGACTTTTCCTTTCAGAGTCGACACCTTTTCCATCAATACATcccaaaatatttatagataattctaagatttgaaatttttatgtcttttaaatagTTACTGTTTGGTCCTTTCTTCACTCTATGCAGAGAGGATATGTTTACATCACTTGCCTTTTTAATTAGGTCTTTTGCAAGTTGGACAGCTGCTACAAGCCTGTTAATAATTTGTGCAAAAGAGCAAATGTTCTACGAAGTGTGTATTTTGAGAAAGATGGGGAGTAAAAATTTGGGGGAAAGGACCGGGGTTGGGAAAATTCCCAACGCTAAGGAAGGTCTTAAAGATGTTTacttacaagatttttttttttttttttctgggtcagAAGCTAATTTCTAGGTGGGTGGGGAAAATATCTATACATAACGTTTTcatatgacaaaatatttttgttatattccTCTGGTGAAATTCAGTGAAGGGAGGTGGGGATGAAGAcatctcagtgtgtgtgtgtatgtgcatgcatgagtgtgtttgtgtgtgtgtgcatgtgtgtacactaGAGACATCTTTTTTAGACATCATGATACACTTCTGAAATAACTCTGTTCTCATTTAATTTGACCCATTACCACATATAGAGAGTGAAAAAAAAGACCTTAATCAATCTGAAACCATTATGCTAAAGAAATGCTATGCAGTTGAGAACTGCAGATGTGAAGGAGTTCAactgaaggaaataatttttctgtctcttcttaaATAGGACTCAGGTCTAAAATATCTTGGCCCAAGAAACCACTCTGATAAAGGAAGTCAGCCTTATGGTGTTGGTGATTGATAGGGATAGGCAAGattcaaggaaaagagaaaaatgctggCTGTTTAGAAAGAACAATCATCTAAAATCCACATTTTTAAGCTTAAAAGGTTACCTGCTTTTTTCAACTTGCAGAATATTATCTTTATGTGAAGAGACTCCAAAAACATATTTAAGTTGGTTTAAATGAATTTAGATAACCTACAGTTTGTATTCATATTTCATTCTCCTCTTCACCCTTTAAACTCTATCTTTCTCTAAtcccttatttcttctttcctcttaccACACCAATCACAATAGAAAATTTACAATTAGGATTCTCCTATTCAGGTACCTTACAacatcttttaaattatattctctTCGTACcttacaacattttaaatattatatcctcttcaaataatttcttatcTCTGCACTCTAAGAAAAAAGTGTGGTAGTTCCCAGATGAGCAACTAAACCTGAGAAGAAAAGACTGAGATTATACCTCCTATATGAAGATCTCCAATACAAACTTGCAAGCAAAATATAGAGGTACACATACAAGTGTATTGAAATGCACCCTCTATAGTAGCtatcataattttaaagtattttcataataaatacattttagagaCATAAAACAGTCTAGAAAACCACGTCTACAACTTCAAAGCCTAACTATTCAAGTTAAACAATAAATGTATTGgtggagaataaaaatataagggATTTATATGTGATCTAAACATTTCTAATACCTTAGGGGAATATTTCTTAGGCATGAATTCTTCTTAAAAGGGTTCCACACTATCTATTTGAGCTCAAGTGAACTCCTTCAGTTGTCTTGCCTCTCAACAGATAATCTCAGTAGCTGGAGATAAAGGATATtccagatgatgatgatgattgataATATTTGCTCAGGGCTATAGTTTAATTTCCTGACTGTGGCCAGAAAGATTTCAATTGTGTCATTAAATGTTCACACATTTCTATTCTTCATCAAACAAGTTCTCCTCGCAAACAAGAAAAGTTGCATGTTGattgttcaataaataattttctcagattaagaaaaaattttcagtTAATTATCCATTTTTTCCCAAATGGCATCAAATTTATAGATATTTCCacatatgtactacatttttaaaatgaaaaagtagaatttataacaaacattttttgttcagtttatttaatcttcacaataactttaaaaattactgttctAATTTTTAACTGTAAAAGTGATACTtttttaacaaatacaaaattacatataGGAAGTCTATCTTTACTCTTCCCTCATCCACAACACTTTTTATTGCAGAGAACTATAGATAACTGGTTGGTTAATAGTCAAATTGATCCTATTTTATGGATGTGGAAACTGACGCTGAGTAACACTGAGTAATTTACCAAGATTAAAAAACATCAGTTGATTTTGTTATGGTAACAAAGCTACAGACTCCTGAGCTAAGCTTTCACTCTACTAAGTCTCTCTTTGTccttaatatataatacaatgcCATTTATGACTCTGGTTAAGCTTTCTGTGGATCAGTTTCCTTACTAGTATATTTAACATATACTAGTATATATtatagtttctgatttttttgatcccttcacattctttttttctgaatccaaaacattttaaaaatgattttacaaCAGACCTAGTGTCTCTTGCTTTCCTTAGACTTTTCACATTTGAACTCAGGATAATTGTTACCATATTTAATATTTGCTATGATTTGAAACCAGTAATAAACAGTATAACCACTGGGGGAGAGAATTCATTGGTCCTGAGTTTAATCTACTACTGTCATAAGATAAAGGGGTCATTGTGAATTTTTTCATCTTGAGATAATAATTGTAAACTACAAGAGGGTTACAAATCAATTGTACCTATAAACAAATATGCTTAGAATGTAAGATTCTcacacatattttcatattttatttttgtagattgtAACATTCTAGGAATTGGGTGctaagataatgaaaatattacacAATTACTGAAGGTGAAgttaatacaatatttttacaatatttcttTAATAGTATATCGCTTTTTATAACTTAGCAACTTTTGTTTCTCATGAAAGAAATAGCAATCTCAGTAAAACACGTCAAAATGCATGTACAGTTTTCTTTTGTGGCTTAAAGTATCACTGTCCTATGTTCACAtcactttatgttttttattaCTTTGGGCCATAGGTTTGGCTATTTGGAGTAAAACTGAGTTTCTCATATAGTCTCATTTTTGTAATAAATCTCATATTGGGCTTATCGGAAAGAATATtgatcaaaatataattttatatattcagaaattctaatttattatttttgttatttaacatGAATAAGGCAACCAAAGTTTTGCCCAGTAAGGGTAAATACTCTTAGCTATATATCACACTGTACTACATACACTACAAGTATGAGAAAGATCTATATTTCCACAATTGtttattatattaattgattaagtatatatttgttgagcacttgtTTTACTCTTTTCTATATGTTCACAAGACCTTGCAGATAATCACACAGAGTAGAAAAAGTCTGTGTTTCCTATAAAGTATGTATTATATTGTAAGATAATGAAATACATGTTACTTATATAGGtttcaggaaacacagaaaacaacaaaaaaagttgaaatcCACAGAGATTACTGctgtaaaaatatacacatacttTTTAACATGCTTTTTGTACTTAACATTTATTTGtgaaaatttttaatgttattaaacATCTTCTACTATTAGAGACTTAATTCCTTGTATGACACAAAATAATTCATAGGACTAATTTTACCATAGGATATTTAGttctttctagaattttttacTCTCACAAATAATGCAGCAAAGAACCACCTTAAACATAAATCAATGTttacatcattatttattttcttattataggTTCCTGGAATTAGAATtcttaatctgttttgtgttgtgtataatagaatagctaaaacagagtaatatataaataaaataaatttattttctactgTTATGAAGGCTGAGGAGTTCATGGTCCAAGGGGATGCAtctagtgagggccttcttgctggcaGGAACTCTGAAGACTTCTGAGACAATGTAGGTATCATATGTCCAGGGAACTGATGTGCTATCTCAAGTCAAGTCATCTTATTATTAAGCTACTAGTCTTACTCCTGAGATAATCCCTGAATCCATTAATCCAGGAatggatttattcattcatgcaaaggcatgatttcagctcactgcaacctccacctcctgggttcaagcgattttcctgcctcagcctcccaagtagctgggattacagacacccaccatcatgcctgggtaatttttgtattgttgtagagacgggttttcaccatgttggccaggctggtctcgaattcctgacctcagctgatccgtccgcctcagcctcccaaagtattgggactACAagtttgccaccacaccccactaatatattttcaaatcattcAGTACCATTAAAGTGAAGCTAATGCTTATCCACTTACTTGAGCAAACGCAGTTCAATTTCTGATTATTGATTGAGTACattgtctttgttatttttcttcaacttttaagacATGTTTTTGTTTAATATCACTTCTGTGGATCATTTCCAGACAAAGCCACCTATACATTTCACTGCATTTCACCTTAAGGTATTCAGCAGAACAACTATTAAATtttgcattcctttttttcttcaaaaaaataagttatttgaaagacTGAGTTTTCAATAAAGTATAACATTCTTGAAGAGAGGAATaagattttttatcttttaatatctAACACCCAGCAGTGTACCAGGCACAAAAGATGGTATGATGTACACTCCAGCAGAAATAAGGCAGTATGTGAGATAGTGATAAACTTTGTGGAACAGATCACAAGGGTAAAAAGGCTCAGAGGCAAGGTATATTCGCAAACCAGGGATTTGGGAAAGTGATGCAATGTATGAATTATTTCGGTAGCacttgatatattttattatgtattattatgcatatatttataattttttatctaGAAAATGAGATATACATTTTGTATATCCCAAAGAGTTATTACAGTACAATGCACCTGGTCAACAACCAATAATTTATGATGATGCTAATGATAGGAATGTATTCctgtttttgaaaaaggaagtaaaaataaaattaactcttgtgaatataaattattaaaaaccaTTAATCTAAAGACCCAGTGAGGTTAAGTCTAGGTTATTGATTGgatttagaaaatgtataaaaatataaatattatttgctaTTCTGTTAATCCTTTCAGAGCCATGACACAATCTCAAAGGGgctaaattatcttatttttctcccattaaagactttactctctttatttctctttctatccCATTGGTTACACTATtatatttgttgtatttattattgtatttttcttgggACTTATTTCAAACCAAAATTTGATGTGTTTCTTTGAGAGGTTTCATATGATGGAAAAACGTATTATACCCATGTTCTGGGCCGGGAGTGGtaacttatgcctgtaatcccaacactttgggagtctgaggcaggtggatcatgatgtcaggagttcaagaccagcctggtcaatatggtgaaaccctggctctactaaaaatttagcagggtgtgaaggcacacacctgtagtcctagctgctcaggaggctgaggcagaagaatcgctcaaactcgggaggcaaaggttgcagtgagctgagattgagctactgcactccagcctgggtgacagagcaagaccctttgctctgtcaaaaaaaaaaaaaaaaaacaacaaaaaagcaagtaTTATACCCATACACTGTTTTGTCAGTTTCCAGGAAAGGAATaatgttaaaaatcatttatttatttatctattacaCAGACAAagtcacacacatacagacaAGATACAAATATATCATataatgcctactgtgtgcaaaatatgtaaaatgcaaaaccagAATAAATCTCTAAAGATATAATCACATGCACTATTGCAGATTAGGTAGAGAGATACACTTAACAGAGGTGGATACCTTTTAGTAATGGCCGTTAAATCACATCATGTAAGTCACATGTGTCTAATTGGCTAATAAAAAGGGTCAACACCATCCTTTTAAAGATTTCTATAAAGCACTGTATACTAGTAATTAATTTTGATAACAATATAAAAAAGGGGAATCCTGTGGACATTCTGAATTGTCCAAGGACAAAGGATAACATGAGTAGGGTGACCACGCATGCctgttttctcagaaaattttagTTTATGTTTACTGTTATAGTAGTAAATATTGATAACACACAATTTTAGTTTATAAAGTTTCCACATTTGTGCAATGAATTAATTGTATTGTATacctaataaatattattaaagtatAAACTACATATTTTCTAATTAGTTAAAAATTAGCTGTTCTTACACTTACGGCAATCATTAGGTTGTGAAGAAGCATTATTACACATGAGCAGTTTCCTGGAACAGTGAAAATACAATAGGCGTTGGTGTGAAACTTAAGAAATCATACTCTGATGTACACTTTTCATATGTACACTTTTCATATGGGGAAATATTATCTTATTCCTAATATTGATCCATTTCTCACCTTTTAAGTCTTATTTAAAGCTAAACTATATAAACTattataaaagatgaaaatattagTCATTTTTCCAGGTCTCATGGTGGCCAGAGCAAAATCATGACTTGGCTTGGCCAATTGGACTCACATATCTGGATTTTGAAATGAGAACTAGTGACACCAGGGAAGAGGAATAGAAGGATACCTCTACTAGAAGTAGCAATGGCAGGAAGGTGGAGTTCCCAGCATAGTAGTGGCAATGGTTTCCAGCATACTTGTTCTCAGGGTCCAGGACTGAGGGGGGCGATGTTGCATTCTGGTTTCCCACAGGTTTGAGCATTAGCAGCACTATCCTCAGCAAATGGGTGCTATGGCATAATTTCAGCCATTCTGATTAGAGTACCATTTTTTTTTGCTGTCCATCTACCCAACTTAGTTTTCTCCAGTCTTTCCAGAGATTCTTTGAGCCATCCAGTTTCCTTTTACAAAATGTCTTTTCTGATTGAATAAATCAGAAAATCTGGCtgacttgaaatgtgactagggTGACCCTGCATGTCTGTTTTCCCAGAAAAGTTTTGGTTTATGCTGGTTGTTGTAGTAGTAAATATTGATAacacaaaatttttctttataaagtttcCACATTCGTacaataaattaattatattgtATACCTAACAATGAGGACATCTCTCCCTTTTGTAACATGTAAATGAAGATGATATAAATAGTGTATAGCTAGTATATtctaggtaatttaaaaataggattaaAAAACCTAAATTGTAAATTCACAGATTCTGATCATGCCTGTTTGTATAACATATTTGGACATGAATCATTCATGTTTAAAGCTGTATAATTAACAGATTTCTTGCCTCAAAGTAAGTATAAGTTGGGCAGCATTTATGTCTATGAtaagaattaaagaacacagCATATTTTACCTCTATTTGTGGTTGTTGTTGAAATAAGTGTTCATAACCTTCAATGAATATTAGAAAAGTAATTAACTTATTCATATTTTAAGGAGAGCTGCTGGAAGccaagaaatgaaaagagaatggGGAAATCCAGAtagatttatgtatatattaaggTAAGGAGTCATTTTACAGAAAGTTGTAAGAGATTTAAGAATGTATGAAAACTCAAAGTAGTGCAAATAGCATATTATTCAatgacttttaatttaaaaatgtataactcCTATTGTTAAAATCTCTACATAGTCTGAGAATTTATTTTCTATCCTCTCCATTAGAATGTAAGATGACCCAAACTAACGTTTTATAAATGGAAACTTCATAAATTAAGTTTTATCTTAGGCTGAATTTTAGAGTTGGGAATTATTGTGCTCAGAATAATTCGTAATTCAACATCTCTCTCAACACAGGGTGTATCTTGGAGACTGAAATCATATTTCAAGAGGAAACTCTGCATGGGACACTCTGAAGGAAAGTATTGATAACTAATGTACCCACTAGAACCTCTTCTCATGTAAAAATTGCCGCTGTCCCCAGCAAATTCCGTCAATCCTTTTTCAAATGCTAGCTTATTAAAGACATACCAAAAAGTAGGTAACTAGGGCTAAATCTGAGACCATG of the Chlorocebus sabaeus isolate Y175 chromosome 3, mChlSab1.0.hap1, whole genome shotgun sequence genome contains:
- the SLITRK1 gene encoding SLIT and NTRK-like protein 1 yields the protein MLLWILLLETSLCFAAGNVTGDVCKEKICSCNEIEGDLHVDCEKKGFTSLQRFTAPTSQFYHLFLHGNSLTRLFPNEFANFYNAVSLHMENNGLHEIVPGAFLGLQLVKRLHINNNKIKSFRKQTFLGLDDLEYLQADFNLLRDIDPGAFQDLNKLEVLILNDNLISTLPANVFQYVPITHLDLRGNRLKTLPYEEVLEQIPGIAEILLEDNPWDCTCDLLSLKEWLENIPKNALIGRVVCEAPTRLQGKDLNETTEQDLCPLKNRVDSSLPAPPAQEETFAPGPLPTPFKTNGQEDHATPGSAPNGGTKIPGNWQIKIRPTAAIATGSARNKPLANSLPCPGGCSCDHIPGSGLKMNCNNRNVSSLADLKPKLSNVQELFLRDNKIHSIRKSHFVDYKNLILLDLGNNNIATVENNTFKNLLDLRWLYMDSNYLDTLSREKFAGLQNLEYLNVEYNAIQLIFPGTFNAMPKLRILILNNNLLRSLPVDVFAGVSLSKLSLHNNYFMYLPVAGVLDQLTSIIQIDLHGNPWECSCTIVPFKQWAERLGSEVLMSDLKCETPVNFFRKDFMLLSNDEICPQLYARISPTLTSHSKNSTGLAETGTHSNSYLDTSRVSISVLVPGLLLVFVTSAFTVVGMLVFILRNRKRSKRRDANSSASEINSLQTVCDSSYWHNGPYNADGAHRVYDCGSHSLSD